A DNA window from Hordeum vulgare subsp. vulgare chromosome 1H, MorexV3_pseudomolecules_assembly, whole genome shotgun sequence contains the following coding sequences:
- the LOC123409453 gene encoding probable serine/threonine-protein kinase PBL26 isoform X1, producing the protein MARYTQEQLQDKHSSDTILLACNNLLIASIIFLMHDQIVAVKQLDLNGFQGNREFLVEVLMLSLLHHPNLVSLVGYCADGDQRLLVYEYMALGSLADHLLDISTDQIPLGWHIRMKIAHGTAKGLEYLHEKANPPVIYRDLKSPNILLDEEYNPKLSDFGLAKLGPVGEKTHVSTRVMGTYGYCAPEYIKTGQLTIKTDVYSFGIFLLELITGRKAVDSTKPASDQILVNWAMPIIRDRRRYHELIDPLLRGEYPEKDLSQAVAVAAMCLHEEDSVRPYMSDAVVALGFLAVVPPGCEEKPGIAPQKKQAEDPPLSNGTQQDKSTFDRQRVVAEAIEWGAMRQKQKAQTQGKTTDSQCITDPTEANRV; encoded by the exons ATGGCCAGGTATACACAGGAGCAACTCCAAGACAAACATTCTTCAGACACAATCTTACTGGCTTGTAACAATCTGCTCATTGCTTCAATTATCTtcttgatgcatgatcagattgtAGCTGTGAAACAACTGGACCTGAATGGATTTCAAGGCAACCGAGAGTTCCTGGTTGAAGTCTTGATGCTCAGCCTCTTACACCATCCAAACCTGGTCAGCTTGGTAGGCTATTGCGCAGACGGGGATCAACGGCTACTGGTGTATGAGTACATGGCCCTAGGTTCACTTGCAGACCACCTGCTCG ATATCAGCACTGATCAAATACCACTAGGTTGGCATATAAGGATGAAGATAGCCCACGGAACCGCTAAGGGTCTGGAATACCTCCATGAGAAGGCTAACCCGCCGGTCATCTACCGGGATCTCAAGTCCCCCAACATCCTTCTTGATGAGGAATACAACCCTAAACTCTCGGACTTCGGGCTCGCAAAGCTTGGGCCTGTCGGGGAGAAGACACACGTCTCGACTCGAGTGATGGGCACATATGGGTACTGTGCTCCAGAATATATAAAAACAGGCCAGCTAACTATCAAGACTGACGTGTACAGTTTTGGGATATTCCTACTTGAGTTGATCACAGGAAGAAAAGCTGTCGATTCAACTAAACCAGCAAGTGATCAAATCTTGGTTAACTGG GCAATGCCCATTATCAGAGATAGGAGAAGGTACCATGAGCTAATAGACCCTCTTCTTAGAGGTGAATACCCAGAAAAGGACTTGAGCCAGGCTGTGGCTGTGGCAGCAATGTGCCTACATGAGGAAGACTCCGTGCGGCCTTACATGAGTGACGCTGTTGTCGCATTGGGATTCCTCGCAGTAGTGCCCCCTGGCTGTGAAGAGAAACCTGGTATTGCTCCCCAGAAGAAACAGGCTGAAGATCCCCCATTATCTAATGGAACTCAGCAAGATAAGAGCACGTTCGATCGTCAAAGAGTTGTTGCTGAGGCCATCGAGTGGGGTGCTATGaggcagaaacagaaagctcaaACTCAAGGAAAGACAACTGATTCCCAGTGCATTACAGATCCTACTGAAGCTAACAGGGTGTAA
- the LOC123409453 gene encoding probable serine/threonine-protein kinase PBL26 isoform X2 — protein sequence MLSLLHHPNLVSLVGYCADGDQRLLVYEYMALGSLADHLLDISTDQIPLGWHIRMKIAHGTAKGLEYLHEKANPPVIYRDLKSPNILLDEEYNPKLSDFGLAKLGPVGEKTHVSTRVMGTYGYCAPEYIKTGQLTIKTDVYSFGIFLLELITGRKAVDSTKPASDQILVNWAMPIIRDRRRYHELIDPLLRGEYPEKDLSQAVAVAAMCLHEEDSVRPYMSDAVVALGFLAVVPPGCEEKPGIAPQKKQAEDPPLSNGTQQDKSTFDRQRVVAEAIEWGAMRQKQKAQTQGKTTDSQCITDPTEANRV from the exons ATGCTCAGCCTCTTACACCATCCAAACCTGGTCAGCTTGGTAGGCTATTGCGCAGACGGGGATCAACGGCTACTGGTGTATGAGTACATGGCCCTAGGTTCACTTGCAGACCACCTGCTCG ATATCAGCACTGATCAAATACCACTAGGTTGGCATATAAGGATGAAGATAGCCCACGGAACCGCTAAGGGTCTGGAATACCTCCATGAGAAGGCTAACCCGCCGGTCATCTACCGGGATCTCAAGTCCCCCAACATCCTTCTTGATGAGGAATACAACCCTAAACTCTCGGACTTCGGGCTCGCAAAGCTTGGGCCTGTCGGGGAGAAGACACACGTCTCGACTCGAGTGATGGGCACATATGGGTACTGTGCTCCAGAATATATAAAAACAGGCCAGCTAACTATCAAGACTGACGTGTACAGTTTTGGGATATTCCTACTTGAGTTGATCACAGGAAGAAAAGCTGTCGATTCAACTAAACCAGCAAGTGATCAAATCTTGGTTAACTGG GCAATGCCCATTATCAGAGATAGGAGAAGGTACCATGAGCTAATAGACCCTCTTCTTAGAGGTGAATACCCAGAAAAGGACTTGAGCCAGGCTGTGGCTGTGGCAGCAATGTGCCTACATGAGGAAGACTCCGTGCGGCCTTACATGAGTGACGCTGTTGTCGCATTGGGATTCCTCGCAGTAGTGCCCCCTGGCTGTGAAGAGAAACCTGGTATTGCTCCCCAGAAGAAACAGGCTGAAGATCCCCCATTATCTAATGGAACTCAGCAAGATAAGAGCACGTTCGATCGTCAAAGAGTTGTTGCTGAGGCCATCGAGTGGGGTGCTATGaggcagaaacagaaagctcaaACTCAAGGAAAGACAACTGATTCCCAGTGCATTACAGATCCTACTGAAGCTAACAGGGTGTAA
- the LOC123409616 gene encoding isovaleryl-CoA dehydrogenase, mitochondrial, which yields MQRRLPALLRRAAGAGPARRRRLSAAASSLLFDDTQEQFKESVHRFAQEHIAPHAAAIDASNHLPKEVNLWKLMGDFNLHGLTSPEEYGGLGLGYMYHCIAMEEISRASGSVGLSYGAHSNLCINQLVRHGSPTQKEKYLPKLISGDHIGALAMSEPNSGSDVVSMKCKAEKVDGGYVINGNKMWCTNGPSAQTLVVYAKTDITAGSKGITAFIIEKGMPGFSTAQKLDKLGMRGSDTCELVFENCFVPRENVLGEEGKGVYVMMSGLDLERLVLAGGPIGLMQACLDVVLPYVRQREQFGRPIGEFQFLQGKMADMYTSLQSSRSFVYSVARDCDNGKVDRKDCAGVILFAAERATQVALEAIQCLGGNGYINEYPTGRLLRDAKLFEIGAGTSEIRRMIIGRELFKED from the exons ATGCAGCGCAGGCTCCCGGCGCTCCTGCGCCGCGCGGCGGGCGCGGGGCCCGCGCGCCGGCGGCGgctctccgccgccgcctcctccctcctcttcgACGACACGCAGGAGCAG TTCAAGGAGAGCGTGCACCGGTTCGCGCAGGAGCACATCGCGCCGCACGCCGCCGCCATCGACGCCTCCAACCACCTGCCCAAG GAGGTGAATCTGTGGAAGCTCATGGGCGACTTCAACCTGCACGGCCTCACCTCGCCGG AGGAGTATGGAGGGCTCGGGCTCGGTTACATGTACCACTGCATCGCCATGGAGGAGATCAGCAGGGCGTCCGGGTCGGTCGGCCTTTCCTACGGTGCGCACTCAAATCTGTGCATCAACCAGCTG GTCCGTCATGGCAGCCCTACCCAAAAGGAAAAGTATTTGCCAAAG CTAATCAGTGGGGACCATATTGGGGCATTGGCAATGAGTGAACCAAACT CTGGCTCTGATGTTGTCAGTATGAAGTGCAAAGCTGAGAAAGTAGATGGCGGCTATGTCATTAATGGGAATAAGATGTGGTGCACAAATGGTCCATCTGCTCAGACATTG GTTGTTTACGCGAAAACAGATATAACTGCTGGATCGAAAGGAATAACTGCATTCATAATTGAGAAGGGGATGCCAGG GTTCAGTACTGCACAGAAGTTGGACAAACTTGGCATGCGAGGAAGTGACAC ATGTGAGCTTGTCTTTGAGAACTGCTTTGTGCCTCGAGAGAATGTTCTTGGTGAAGAAGGAAAAG GTGTTTATGTCATGATGTCTGGTCTTGATCTGGAAAGACTTGTATTAGCTGGGGGTCCTATTGGGCTCATGCAGGCATGCCTTGATGTTGTTCTTCCTTATGTTCGACAGAGGGAGCAATTCGGGCGTCCGATTGGTGAATTTCAGTTCTTACAG GGGAAAATGGCAGACATGTACACCTCCTTGCAATCATCAAG ATCATTTGTATACTCAGTTGCTAGGGACTGTGATAATGGCAAAGTTGATCGCAAG GATTGTGCAGGAGTAATCCTCTTTGCTGCTGAAAGGGCAACACAAGTTGCACTTGAG GCAATCCAGTGTCTTGGTGGCAATGGATACATAAATGAGTACCCAACTGGGCGTCTACTGAGAGATGCAAAACTGTTCGAGATTGGGGCTGGTACTAGTGAGATCAGAAGAATGATAATTGGCCGTGAGCTGTTCAAAGAGGACTGA